From the Plasmodium malariae genome assembly, chromosome: 2 genome, one window contains:
- the PmUG01_02018000 gene encoding asparagine-rich antigen, putative — MHDFKAEAVRKNNNNEEATSSQEHTTVYSESYMKANKSKCYRAGNDNNSNNKYKNSNNKYKNSNNKYKNSNNNNNNSNNNNNNNNNSNNNNNNNSNNNNNNSNNNNNNNSNNNNNNNSNNNNNNNSNNNNNNNKTLRENQTNLLYEDYLNYNTYSSYIGSTSNGNYNTHKTYYNQNVSSRYYKTNYRENNEFSGKDKNLKNSTIGNIDNSSVGSMYKDGGEYMKYEKRRNNKGRSNAYINGYSYSYRNTNGHSNGHSNGHSNGHSDGHSNGHSNCHSNCHSNCYSNCHRSCYSTPYSSGNYHNSHSKNYNELKIIGNKYISKERTEESNNKNSCHMNEIGNYNCNNNKKYHNTDAKTSSDFSYKKKNKEQNIMKRQNNLTNNNYSVKLIMSKGSEHDSHKRDGMLPYENENANEKANENIISENINEHTNENIISENINEHTNENIISENINEHTNENTNEHTNENTNENTNEHTNENTNENTNENTNENINENINENINENINENINENIKENTNEKANENVVSTKYKKKHYTRYYNGYKNSSNYIYNSMSGKYVNYFNSSHYNYNVGNSQYGNSSFGYRNGSIADTANCHSSNYSSSYINSYVNSYTNGYLNNYLNSHSRNNRSNEGSGHNNSGSSTNYMYDHNKYFADMYKKDNVYKNEKINYHLPKKNTQINNSDKGNTYTTKNSTNANTNSEWKMGKANKARIKSSAKHAHSNSDDRNVSIREKNNMMDFNLVTKDSCNVISCNRDELFDLSEQVKRYTNSNVGSNSNNDNSVYGDEQTSSTNDINKQGKCSQKSPVSKNDESVEGDKEVEEDKEVEEDKEVEEDKEVEEDKEVEEDKEVEEDKEVEEDKEVEEDKEVEEDKEVEEDKEVEEDKEVEDDKEVEEVSSTGVKEDKSATLKLEAVHMTATISATTINNKINYKSSNKSSNKSSNKGNNKSSNKGNNKSSNKSSNKSSNKSSNKISNKSSSNYHHIDNAKDDQNNIALRHDDKIMNESEIMDQNYVKHNNENLAQEDKGNYTNTCYNTNNKLMNRYNCVQVVDGEENDNSINEYKNQLQADKNKFRKKKKRALNKYASSMYNCNYSSNTEGKHSRKRNEPFFSDNINEHGNNNNRNNSSCSNNILSEDCQKRSIQKNYKNRESLNCHLNRMEENGTEEENNIGDKKKYYELRKSNMESKDYTDDNHFVQRYENLMMDDKSYIASYGKNKDKENYESSSESKKNNVIHANTHNEEERTKCYAVIENKNQEELTRSSISNDPAKGSLCIMGSISKGDDKFDSGKITGGNDALNEANDKPDDKPYDKSNDKSNDKSDDETNEGTTVHIVNPSFDSPVVLNPNKREDFKKYDNSWMRNNTGRWPNRKFVQNRVKMTSMKDYEYIPKKENQLTSSHTNDNMDRWNRFTNELFPRYQQHSSDVTNEDSEYAVWSNLTNDHEMKVQNKPTQSTLLIDNLYNGPNGSYKTVNDIETCISNSTVKCSVYRYPSYTKQFNSCNSDCNHILDNKYVHKYECPSHEGIANVSSMQYNMSSSCRLKNEGKERNVKNNNLIYSSKEMKYSKDCRNNVLKEGEGQVGNGSHNDGACIQMKVTASGSSSSRNSSNSSSSSNGAVEHSLKLTRSVSANFHQRKNKSFESLEMCMLKPHMISPEQSANINAFRNILKNMLINYDKKEKDNRSEDIHESNGYNIFVKTEECNLLEGSSLSECTDDDEKIIKEKKKKSFQKDNIDNIYNKDERENNKECVQNNLECILENNSIHIDEEYNHSREGTDDYTSCLGTDKCLKKDLNDKMQYSLYNIDELLNYMYSVKTMNTFLCTFKDKHIFDKNLTSTVRNKTCSEEKIKINFQRASFERRKNINRSKGKRKNKKKYSSIVDNWMNNYNDSAHNGTNDFICCHYSDSNKHRGLNDYTFRNSWNYKMGENNDTVDCNTNANTNGCIRNSNWDNFSRYNKFYNWVEPYNLHDLTNITTKNSYNAYDKRGEVSCSYSTGVTSRRNLPLHPLFPPPATVTTVVTTANAGNTANFGNTTNFGNTANFGNIANPGNTANFGNTANFGNIANPGNTANFGNIANPGNTANFGNTANFGNTANFGNTANFGNIANPGNAANPGNAANPDNTANPDNAANPAECGKFYANCEGSNVYSKAKARPRNNIISGGSNNMMAVNYYYMNNENNPQNEKFSIECKENSNGMTSHININENFRNNYFTYRSRRQVKNNKDSNSHVHQLKGYINYGGTPHNNYSAYNDRSGYGICSRNNYVGIERNSFNDANEHINSKDASAYGSILCETSYNTRGSNNMIHNDVSRNVNSCNVNSCNVSIGNVSIGNVNIGNVSIDNVNYSNPHYGSPNYSNVNNKKNLSCLNKYGNSANRHNANHVNFADDLGSGYTDDSGYCSYHHNGGNFKGNLSTNSTITSKANVNIGSSFHGSIRGSLFGNSRSRIFTNSNMHTDYKTSVNAINGQTNRRISYTPNHTENHPRNNCNSGFDKRTYYRSVNSYNGYNRNNHSSNHSRIHSSMHRNNNQSDYRSGNHSDDDKYDERRRVNYEQPLDTTEKEAGREHYTTSNRLRADDTQNNKEKEVKQKIIEMQNERNNLTRKDNNPVRFSIGEECTSQNPQEDAVNKRRIRDKIEQCSYETYKGEEINHLCSLIEGNTGEEAKTKVIEVEDVSNIISMTNMEKEKDATPKKGNTLVDVHTMKKNIIIDEKELLQEESLTNNDKDVKNKKKILKNSKTVVKENRNLLIEEMISKCSTNKITSVQSEDGDNTIKIKDSSDQNKQKNTNEGIELHNAKQNNEANHSHFVKKNNKNYYSYDTIFINKAHFDKVCFKKGVKENTEMYNNNYFLNSNSIQFVKNKGAHREQKCEMGTDMWKEENQHKDSRLGREENYNKDDNSIRNTNNFSQRSESYAFGTNSYYAVLSANTKNNTYEDNSYPTSATTTNCSNNSKRNNCAISYEHNKANYNKKKMHSRNGRDKNRYAINDYNSRTNRNGKSKNQ, encoded by the coding sequence atGCATGATTTCAAAGCAGAGGCAGTTAGGAAGAATAACAACAATGAAGAGGCAACAAGCAGCCAAGAACACACGACTGTCTATTCAGAAAGCTATATGAAAgcaaataaatcaaaatgtTATAGAGCTGGGaatgataataatagcaataataagtataaaaatagcaataataagtataaaaatagcaataataagtataaaaatagcaataataataataataatagcaataataataataataataataataatagcaacaacaataataataataatagcaacaataataataataatagcaacaataataataataataatagcaacaataataataataataatagcaacaacaataataataataatagcaataataataataataataataaaacattaagAGAAAACCAaactaatttattatatgaggATTATTTAAACTACAATACTTATTCGTCGTATATCGGTAGTACCAGTAATGGAAATTATAACACGCATAAAACGTATTATAACCAAAATGTGAGCAGCAGATACTACAAGACGAATTACCGTGAAAACAATGAATTTTCGGGTAaggataaaaatttaaaaaatagtaccATCGGTAATATTGACAACAGTTCTGTTGGCAGCATGTACAAAGATGGAGGggaatatatgaaatacGAAAAAAGGCGTAACAATAAAGGCCGAAGTAACGCTTACATTAACGGTTATAGTTATAGTTACAGGAACACTAACGGGCATAGTAACGGACATAGTAACGGGCATAGTAACGGGCATAGTGACGGACATAGTAACGGGCATAGTAACTGCCACAGTAACTGCCACAGTAACTGCTATAGTAACTGCCACAGGAGCTGCTACAGTACCCCCTATAGCAGTGGTAACTACCACAACAGCCACTCCAAGAACTACAacgaattaaaaataattggaaataaatatatttcaaaagaACGAACAGAAGagtcaaataataaaaacagttGTCATATGAATGAAATAGGAAATTACAATTGTAATAACAATAAGAAATACCATAACACTGATGCAAAAACGAGTAGTGACTTCtcgtacaaaaaaaaaaacaaagaacagaatataatgaaaagacaaaataacctaactaataataattattctgTTAAATTAATCATGTCAAAAGGTAGTGAACATGATAGTCATAAAAGAGATGGCATGCTCCcatatgaaaatgaaaatgcaaATGAAAAAGCAAATGAGAACATAATAAGTGAGAATATAAATGAGCATACAAATGAGAATATAATAAGTGAGAATATAAATGAGCATACAAATGAGAATATAATAAGTGAGAATATAAATGAGCATACAAATGAGAATACAAATGAGCATACAAATGAGAATACAAATGAGAATACAAATGAGCATACAAATGAGAATACAAATGAGAATACAAATGAGAatacaaatgaaaatataaatgaaaatataaatgaaaatataaatgaaaatataaatgaaaatataaatgaaaatataaaagaaaatacaaatgagaaagcaaatgaaaatgttgtgtcaacaaaatataagaaaaaacacTACACACGTTATTACAATGGCTACAAGAATAGTTCAAATTATATCTACAATTCGATGAGTGGAAAATATGTTAACTACTTTAATTCTAgtcattataattataatgtagGAAATAGTCAATATGGGAATAGCTCCTTTGGATACAGAAACGGCAGCATAGCTGACACTGCCAACTGCCACAGCAGCAATTACAGCAGTAGTTATATAAACAGTTACGTGAACAGTTACACGAACGGTTACCTTAACAATTACCTGAACAGTCATAGTAGAAACAATAGAAGCAACGAGGGGAGTGGACATAACAACAGCGGAAGTAGTACTAACTATATGTATGACCACAACAAATACTTTGCGGATATGTATAAAAAggataatgtatataaaaatgagaaaataaattatcatctcccaaaaaaaaatacacagaTTAATAACAGTGATAAAGGGAATACGTATACAACCAAGAATAGTACTAATGCTAACACTAATAGCGAATGGAAAATGGGGAAGGCGAATAAAGCGCGCATTAAAAGCAGTGCTAAACATGCACACAGTAACAGTGATGATAGGAATGTAAGTATCAGAGAAAAGAACAACATGATGGACTTTAACTTAGTTACGAAGGATAGCTGCAATGTTATTAGTTGTAATAGGGATGAACTGTTTGACTTAAGTGAGCAAGTTAAACGATATACAAATAGTAACGTtggtagtaatagtaataacgaTAATAGTGTCTATGGTGACGAGCAAACGAGTTCCACAAATGACATTAACAAGCAAGGAAAATGCAGTCAGAAAAGTCCTGTAAGCAAAAATGATGAAAGCGTGGAAGGGGATAAAGAAGTGGAAGAGGATAAAGAAGTGGAAGAGGATAAAGAAGTGGAAGAGGATAAAGAAGTGGAAGAGGATAAAGAAGTGGAAGAGGATAAAGAAGTGGAAGAGGATAAAGAAGTGGAAGAGGATAAAGAAGTGGAAGAGGATAAAGAAGTGGAAGAGGATAAAGAAGTGGAAGAGGATAAAGAAGTGGAAGAGGATAAAGAAGTGGAAGATGATAAAGAAGTGGAAGAGGTCAGTTCTACTGGTGTGAAGGAGGACAAATCGGCTACTCTAAAGTTAGAAGCTGTCCATATGACGGCTACCATCAGTGCAACGACTATTAATAATAAGATAAATTATAAGAGCAGTAATAAGAGCAGTAATAAGAGCAGTAATAAGGGAAATAATAAGAGCAGTAATAAGGGCAATAATAAGAGCAGTAATAAGAGCAGTAATAAGAGCAGTAATAAGAGCAGTAATAAGATCAGTAATAAGAGCAGTAGTAATTACCATCATATCGATAATGCTAAGGACGACCAAAATAACATCGCGTTGCGCCACGACGACAAAATTATGAACGAGTCAGAAATTATGGACCAAAATTATGTTAAgcataataatgaaaaccTTGCCCAAGAAGATAAGGGAAATTATACTAACACCTGCTATAACACAAATAATAAACTTATGAACAGATATAATTGTGTTCAAGTAGTTGATGGAGAGGAGAATGATAATTCAATCAATGAATACAAAAACCAGCTCCAAGCtgacaaaaataaatttagaaaaaaaaaaaaaagagcgcTTAACAAATACGCCTCCTCTATGTACAACTGTAATTATAGCAGTAACACAGAAGGTAAACATAGCAGAAAACGAAATGAACCATTCTTTAgtgataatattaatgagcatggcaataataataatcgtaataatagtagctgtagtaataatattttgagtGAGGACTGCCAAAAAAGAagcatacaaaaaaattataaaaaccgAGAAAGTCTGAACTGCCATTTGAACAGAATGGAGGAAAATGGAACAGAGGAGGAAAACAACATAggtgataaaaaaaaatattatgagtTAAGAAAGAGTAACATGGAAAGTAAAGATTATACTGATGATAACCATTTTGTACAAagatatgaaaatttaatgaTGGATGACAAAAGTTATATTGCAAGTTATGGCAAGAATAAggataaagaaaattatgaaagTAGTAGTGAaagtaagaaaaataatgtaattcACGCAAATACACATAATGAAGAGGAGCGTACAAAATGTTATGCAGTTATAGAGAACAAAAATCAAGAAGAGCTTACTAGATCTAGTATTTCTAACGATCCAGCAAAAGGATCCCTTTGTATAATGGGAAGCATTTCCAAAGGAGATGACAAGTTCGACAGTGGGAAAATTACAGGGGGAAACGATGCATTGAATGAAGCGAATGACAAACCAGATGACAAACCATATGACAAATCGAATGACAAATCGAATGACAAATCGGATGACGAAACGAACGAAGGTACAACGGTTCACATAGTGAATCCCTCTTTTGACAGTCCTGTAGTGCTAAATCCAAACAAAAGGGAggatttcaaaaaatatgataactCATGGATGCGTAACAATACTGGGAGGTGGCCTAACAGGAAATTTGTACAAAATAGAGTGAAAATGACAAGTATGAAGGACTATGAATATATTCCAAAAAAAGAGAACCAATTAACTAGCAGTCATACGAATGATAATATGGATAGATGGAATAGATTCACTAATGAACTTTTCCCCCGATATCAACAACATAGTAGTGATGTTACTAATGAAGATAGTGAATATGCAGTATGGTCGAATTTAACAAATGACCATGAAATGAAGGTACAGAATAAACCAACACAGAGCACTCTACTTATAGATAATCTTTACAATGGACCTAATGGCAGTTACAAAACTGTTAATGATATAGAGACCTGTATATCTAACAGCACAGTGAAGTGTTCTGTGTATAGATACCCTAGTTATACTAAACAGTTCAATAGCTGTAATTCCGACTGTAATCATATTCTCGATAACAAGTATGTTCATAAATATGAGTGTCCTTCACATGAAGGAATTGCAAATGTAAGCTCTATGCAATACAACATGAGCAGTTCTTGTCGTCtaaaaaatgaaggaaaAGAACGTAAtgtaaagaataataatCTTATTTATTCTAGTAAGGAAATGAAGTATAGCAAAGATTGTCGGAATAATGTACTTAAAGAGGGGGAAGGTCAAGTAGGTAACGGTTCTCACAATGATGGAGCATGCATACAAATGAAGGTGACTGCCAGtggtagtagcagtagtagaaATAGTAGCaacagtagcagtagtagcaaCGGAGCAGTTGAACATAGTCTCAAACTAACGCGGTCGGTATCTGCAAATTTTCATCAgcgtaaaaataaatcttttgAAAGTTTAGAAATGTGCATGCTGAAACCTCATATGATATCGCCTGAACAATCAGCAAATATTAATGCGTTCagaaatatattgaaaaatatgttaattaactatgataaaaaagaaaaggataaCAGGAGTGAAGATATACATGAATCCAATGGctacaatatttttgttaaaacgGAGGAGTGTAACCTTTTAGAAGGATCATCACTCAGCGAATGTACGGAtgatgatgaaaaaataataaaggaaaaaaaaaaaaaatcatttcaAAAGGACAACATAGataacatttataataaGGATGAGcgggaaaataataaagaatgtGTACAGAACAATCTGGAATgtattttagaaaataattcTATTCATATCGATGAGGAGTATAACCATAGTAGGGAAGGCACTGACGATTACACCTCATGTTTAGGAACAGATAAGTGTCTAAAAAAAGACCTTAACGATAAAATGCAGTACTCACTTTATAATATTGATGAactattaaattatatgtacagTGTGAAGACTATGAATACGTTTCTATGTACGTTTAAAGATAAGCACATATTTGATAAGAATCTAACGAGCACAGTCCGTAATAAAACCTGTTCAGAAGAAaagattaaaattaattttcaaaGAGCTTCATTTGAAAGAAGAAAGAACATTAATCGCAGTAAAGGGAAGAGGAAGAACAAGAAGAAATATTCAAGTATTGTCGATAATTGGATGAATAACTACAACGATAGTGCCCATAACGGTACTAATGATTTTATCTGTTGTCACTACAGTGATAGTAACAAGCACAGAGGTTTGAATGATTACACATTTCGCAATTCCTGGAACTACAAAATGGGGGAAAATAATGATACTGTCGATTGCAACACTAATGCTAACACGAACGGATGTATACGCAACAGTAACTGGGATAACTTCTCTCGTTATAATAAGTTTTACAATTGGGTGGAACCTTATAATTTACATGATCTGACTAACATAACGACAAAAAATAGTTACAACGCTTATGATAAAAGGGGTGAAGTCAGCTGCAGTTACAGTACCGGAGTTACATCAAGGAGGAATTTGCCTTTGCATCCGCTTTTTCCGCCACCAGCGACTGTTACTACCGTTGTTACCACTGCTAATGCTGGTAATACCGCTAATTTTGGTAATACCACTAATTTTGGTAATACCGCTAATTTTGGTAATATCGCTAATCCTGGTAATACCGCTAATTTTGGTAATACCGCTAATTTTGGTAATATCGCTAATCCTGGTAATACCGCTAATTTTGGTAATATCGCTAATCCTGGTAATACCGCTAATTTTGGTAATACCGCTAATTTTGGTAATACCGCTAATTTTGGTAATACCGCTAATTTTGGTAATATCGCTAATCCTGGTAATGCCGCTAATCCTGGTAATGCCGCTAATCCTGATAATACCGCTAATCCTGATAATGCCGCTAATCCTGCAGAGTGTGGCAAATTTTACGCGAATTGTGAAGGATCTAACGTTTATTCTAAGGCAAAAGCTCGTCCAAGGAACAACATAATTAGTGGGGGTAGTAATAACATGATGGCTGTAAATTACTATTACATGAACAATGAAAATAATCcgcaaaatgaaaaattttccaTTGAGTGCAAAGAAAATAGCAATGGTATGACTtcacatataaatatcaatgaaaattttagaaaCAATTATTTCACGTATCGAAGTAGACGACAAGTGAAGAACAACAAGGATTCCAATTCTCATGTGCATCAGTTGAAAGGATATATAAACTACGGAGGAACACCccataataattatagtgCTTACAATGATCGAAGTGGTTATGGTATCTGTAGCAGAAACAACTATGTGGGTATAGAACGAAATAGCTTCAATGACGCTAATGAGCACATAAATAGTAAAGATGCAAGTGCATATGGCTCTATTCTATGTGAAACAAGCTACAACACGAGAGGGAGCAATAATATGATCCACAATGATGTTAGTAGGAATGTGAATAGCTGCAATGTGAATAGCTGCAATGTGAGTATCGGCAATGTGAGTATCGGCAATGTGAATATCGGCAATGTGAGTATCGACAACGTGAATTACAGCAATCCACATTACGGAAGTCCGAACTACAgtaatgttaataataaaaagaatttatccTGTTTGAACAAGTACGGGAACAGCGCAAACAGACACAATGCCAACCATGTAAATTTTGCTGATGATTTAGGCAGTGGTTATACGGACGACAGTGGTTACTGCTCCTACCACCACAACGGCGGAAATTTTAAGGGAAATCTTAGCACAAATAGTACTATTACTAGTAAAGCCAATGTCAATATTGGTAGCAGCTTCCATGGAAGCATTCGCGGTAGCCTTTTTGGAAACTCCCGTAGTAGAATTTTTACTAATTCCAATATGCACACTGATTATAAAACAAGTGTTAATGCTATAAATGGACAAACGAATCGAAGAATTTCATACACACCTAATCACACAGAAAACCATCCGCGTAATAATTGCAATAGTGGGTTTGACAAAAGGACCTACTACAGAAGCGTAAACAGTTACAATGGTTATAATAGGAACAATCATAGTAGCAATCACAGTCGCATTCATAGTAGCATGCATAGGAATAATAACCAGAGTGACTACCGTAGTGGTAACCACAGTGATGATGATAAATATGACGAACGCAGAAGAGTAAATTATGAACAGCCATTAGACACAACAGAGAAAGAAGCAGGAAGAGAACATTACACAACTAGTAATAGACTTCGTGCGGATGAtacacaaaataataaagaaaaagaagtaaaacaaaaaataatagaaatgcAAAATGAGAGGAATAACTTAACTCGGAAAGACAACAACCCTGTTAGGTTTTCTATAGGGGAGGAGTGTACAAGTCAAAATCCACAGGAGGATGCAGTGAACAAAAGAAGGATTAGGGATAAAATAGAACAGTGCAGTTATGAGACTTACAAAGGAGAGGAGATAAATCATCTATGTAGTTTGATTGAAGGAAACACGGGGGAAGAAGCAAAGACAAAAGTGATAGAAGTGGAAGACGTATCTAACATAATTAGCATGACAAACatggaaaaggaaaaggatgCCACTCCCAAAAAGGGAAACACCCTTGTTGATGTGCATACtatgaaaaagaatattatcaTAGATGAAAAAGAACTGTTACAAGAAGAAAGCTTGACAAATAATGACAAAGATGTaaagaataagaaaaagatattGAAGAACAGCAAAACAGTAGTGAAGGAGAATAGGAATTTATTAATAGAGGAAATGATCAGTAAATGTAGTACTAACAAAATTACCAGCGTGCAAAGTGAAGACGGTGataatactataaaaattaaggaTTCATCTGATCAGAATAAGCAAAAGAATACAAACGAGGGTATAGAGTTACATAATGCAAAACAGAATAACGAAGCTAATCATTCccattttgtaaaaaagaataataaaaattattattcatatgatacgatttttattaataaagcACATTTTGATAAagtatgttttaaaaaaggtGTAAAGGAAAACACAGAGATGTACaacaataattattttctcaATTCTAACTCGATCCagtttgtaaaaaataaaggagcACATAGAGAACAGAAGTGTGAAATGGGTACAGACATGTGGAAAGAAGAGAACCAACATAAGGATAGCAGACTGGGTAGAGAAGAAAACTATAACAAGGATGACAACAGCATTCGTAACACTAACAATTTTTCACAGAGAAGTGAATCATATGCTTTTGGAACTAATTCATATTATGCAGTTCTGAGCgcaaatacaaaaaataatacgtaTGAAGATAATTCTTATCCCACTAGTGCTACAACGACAAActgtagtaataatagtaaaagaaataattgcGCTATCTCCTACGAGCATAACAAAGCTAATTATAATAAGAAGAAGATGCACAGTAGAAATGGACGGGACAAAAATAGATACGCTataaatgattataataGCAGAACGAATCGAAATGGAAAGAGTAAAAATCAGTAG